One stretch of Nicotiana tabacum cultivar K326 chromosome 18, ASM71507v2, whole genome shotgun sequence DNA includes these proteins:
- the LOC107831894 gene encoding putative GDP-L-fucose synthase 2, with the protein MPIDASAKIFVAGHRGLVGSAVVRKLHQLGYTNLLLRTHSDLDLTNQSAVESFFAAEKPQYVILAAAKVGGIHANNTYPADFITVNLQIQTNVIVSSFNHKVQKLLFLGSSCIYPKFAPQPIPENALLTAPLEPTNEWYAIAKIAGIKMCQAYRLQHNFDAISAMPTNLYGTNDNFHPENSHVLPALLRRFHEAKINNLDKVVVWGTGSPLREFLHVDDLADAVIFLLENYSDLEHVNVGSGSEVTIKELAELVKEVVGFKGELIWDSTKPDGTPRKLMDTSKLVGLGWTPKISLRDGLVDTYKWYLENYGKQ; encoded by the coding sequence ATGCCGATAGACGCATCCGCCAAGATCTTCGTCGCCGGCCACCGCGGACTCGTCGGATCCGCCGTAGTCCGAAAACTCCACCAATTAGGCTACACAAATCTCCTCCTCCGCACACATTCCGATCTCGACCTCACAAACCAATCCGCCGTCGAATCCTTCTTCGCCGCCGAGAAACCTCAATACGTCATCCTCGCCGCCGCTAAAGTCGGTGGCATACACGCAAACAACACATATCCAGCAGATTTCATCACTGTAAATCTCCAAATCCAAACAAACGTCATCGTTTCGTCATTCAATCACAAAGTCCAAAAGCTTCTGTTCCTCGGTTCCTCATGTATTTACCCTAAATTTGCACCTCAGCCAATTCCCGAAAATGCCCTTTTAACTGCTCCTTTAGAACCTACAAACGAATGGTACGCTATTGCAAAAATTGCCGGTATCAAAATGTGTCAGGCTTATAGGCTACAACATAATTTTGATGCTATTTCAGCAATGCCGACAAATTTATACGGTACAAATGACAATTTTCACCCTGAGAATTCACACGTTTTACCTGCATTATTACGTAGGTTTCATGAAGCAAAAATTAACAACCTAGATAAGGTTGTTGTGTGGGGGACAGGTTCACCTTTAAGGGAATTTTTACACGTGGATGATTTAGCTGATGCTGTGATATTTTTATTAGAAAATTACAGTGATTTAGAACATGTGAATGTTGGGAGTGGGAGTGAAGTTACTATAAAGGAATTAGCTGAGTTAGTTAAGGAAGTTGTGGGGTTTAAAGGTGAATTGATTTGGGATTCGACTAAGCCGGATGGGACACCAAGGAAGCTTATGGATACTTCAAAGCTTGTTGGATTGGGATGGACACCCAAGATTTCGCTTCGGGATGGTCTTGTTGATACCTATAAATGGTATTTGGAGAATTATGGCAAGCAGTAG